In Sphaeramia orbicularis chromosome 12, fSphaOr1.1, whole genome shotgun sequence, the following proteins share a genomic window:
- the camsap1a gene encoding calmodulin-regulated spectrin-associated protein 1a isoform X4: MDVEVNAGRDSTWRGAGQPGDAGGGDGGGMEVQVVPLELYDSARAKIAANLRWLFAKAYGIDHIPADLRDPFYTDQYEQEHIKPPIIRLLLSAELYCRVCGLILHAEHAASLQSHLSVIQALSRKGIYVLETDNSPVSDLDLSSAPIKMSSHIHLIDALMMAYTVEMLSIEKVVSSVKRFSNFSASKELPFDLEDAMVFWINKVNMKMREITEKELKMKQHLLESPSHQKSPSKWYWKLVPVRYRRDHLSGRNLQHFPLLDDLLKDVCDGAALLAVIHFYCPEVIRLEDICLKEVPSIADSIYNIQLLQEFSDEYLNKCFYLQSEDMLYSPPVLKSNVMVFIAELFWWFEIVKPDFVQPRDLQEIRDVRLLLQPKSSRSHVPISNATKRSFLTSSSSAETLTPPKSPDLSSKPGSSSPSLLQLRQKQQRVAEQDTSELRNRPSSVTRVDGQHQGPVHAWPERRQRPLSQPVPYALHYPLEEDADSISLARSISKDSLASNILSITPKHMLGAGPHLPQHRLSGHSLLGHIRIEDEEEEREEEELVAVIHPSAFSRRRLGGDIEQDELDVQNAAATSRVASTRCSPRLDTGPFSTDHQADSYYLEPLMPAIPKPAKEKSINLNKEEESGESHSRVGFAARKTSAPSTMQRKTHVAESNKNTFTPIESVTSSLRPPIEGSAAVNTHGFFLHSSGETNHHSPFSSQEVGLDSDSDIADLEEDEEEEDQMELAKDMIKRVRGKCLRDGGVTEFGEGEGESAKLREDMKVSERDDKEDVSGRSSPCLSTVSWASSCSASGSTSVKMTSFAERKLLKLGLRDGFSSTSSSQKTTPDGSETAPCPPWQLRSESCWLGKEPSSVSGKNMMSSSPVVPSELLQLHMQLEEQRRAIEFQKKKMETLSARQRLKLGKAAFLNIVKKGGGKSDTLPLPLKSPQDSSEGSAADKSKVKPQLCKDDSCLEALKIQARERQTGRGQTTRDNRSQDAGAEPDLTECSRSIELLNEAISSIQQQMMQLSLQQDLLIKQNVVSPPESGGSGSSTTPTTSSTSDSKSYAVVHFVDISGSNSTPARRPPKLSSSQRKASDRKQNKQNSKSASITSSIEVLGGSDSASADTEGGAESCRTERSIMRNSTFRIRDDVNQRSTREDTSPAKPQTPVISISHVFPSEAAGPDENKVTSSGKEAAGGEETTRIKSQLIEVDLSELKEPAEDGSADTTDTAEGEQKNVLGFFFKDDEKAEDEMAKRRAAFLLKQQRKAEEARLRKQQQEAESELKRDEARRKAEEERVRKEEEKARRELIKQEYLRRKQQALMEEQGLVRPRPRTKSRRNRPKSLHREESNSLSKGSTTRHSLKVSMLIKAQGQAANGRGADLSSSHRGSTLSLATEADSVISGEAESQRACSRAGSVCSMESFPVLSRASSRNMDRDWENGSIASSITSAEYNGPKLFKEPSSKSNKPIIINAIAHCCLAGKVNETQKNVVLEELEKCESNHLIILFRDGGCQFRAIYSYSPDTEEIIKFTGTGPRTINRKMIDKLYKYSSDRKQFTAIPAKSVSVSVDALTIHNHLWQVKRPGSARRK, translated from the exons ATCACATCCCTGCAGATCTGCGAGACCCTTTCTACACAGACCAGTACGAGCAGGAACACATCAAGCCACCCATCATTCGCCTGCTGCTGTCTGCAGAGCTCTACTGCAGGGTGTGCGGCTTGATCCTTCACGCCGAACACGCAGCCTCACTCCAAAGTCACCTGTCGGTCATTCAGGCTCTGTCTAGGAAGGGAATCTATGTCCTGGAGACTGACAACTCACCTGTGTCTGATCTGGACCTCAGCTCAGCTCCCATCAAGATG AGCTCCCACATCCACCTTATTGATGCCCTGATGATGGCCTACACAGTGGAGATGCTCAGCATTGAGAAGGTGGTGTCCAGTGTCAAGCGCTTTTCGAACTTCAGTGCCTCCAAGGAGCTGCCTTTTGACCTGGAAGATGCCATGGTCTTTTGGATCAATAAG GTGAACATGAAGATGAGGGAAATCACAGAGAAAGAGCTGAAAATGAAGCAGCATCTGCTGGAGTCACCCAGTCACCAGAAG TCTCCCTCCAAATGGTACTGGAAGCTTGTACCT GTCCGTTACCGTAGAGATCACCTGTCAGGTCGGAATCTTCAGCACTTCCCCCTCTTGGATGACCTTTTGAAGGATGTGTGTGACGGTGCTGCACTGCTGGCTGTGATCCACTTTTACTGCCCAGAGGTCATTCGACTAGAAG ATATTTGTCTGAAGGAGGTCCCCTCCATAGCCGACAGTATATACAACATCCAGCTTCTGCAGGAGTTTTCTGATGAATATTTGAACAAATGCTTCTACCTGCAGTCTGAAGACATGCTGTATTCTCCACCAGTGCTGAAA agTAATGTGATGGTCTTCATTGCTGAGCTCTTCTGGTGGTTTGAGATTGTGAAGCCAGACTTTGTTCAGCCCAGGGACCTTCAGGAAATCAGAGATG TGAGGTTGTTGCTGCAGCCTAAGAGTTCTCGATCCCACGTACCCATCTCAAACGCCACCAAACGTAGCTTCCTGacttcatcaagctctgcagaaacccTGACCCCACCTAAGAGCCCAGATCTCAG TTCTAAACCAGGCTCATCGAGTCCATCTTTACTGCAACTGAGACAGAAACAGCAGagagtggctgaacaggacactTCAG AACTGAGAAATAGGCCCAGCTCTGTGACACGTGTGGATGGGCAGCATCAGGGTCCAGTACACGCATGGCCAGAGAGGAGGCAAAG ACCTTTATCCCAACCAGTACCTTATGCTTTACATTATCCCCTGGAGGAGGATGCAGACAGCATCAGCCTTGCTCGCTCCATCAGCAAAGACAGTTTAGCCTCCAACATCTTGAGCATAACTCCGAAGCACATGCTGGGGGCGGGCCCTCACCTGCCTCAGCACAGACTGAGCGGCCACAGCCTGCTCGGTCACATCCGTATTGAGgacgaggaggaagaaagagaggaggaggagctggtcgCTGTGATCCATCCTTCTGCATTTTCTCGCCGTCGACTTGGAGGCGACATAGAGCAGGATGAGTTGGATGTCCAGAATGCTGCCGCCACCTCTAGGGTTGCTAGTACACGTTGCTCTCCCCGCCTTGACACAGGCCCGTTTTCTACGGACCACCAGGCTGACAGCTACTATCTGGAGCCTCTAATGCCAGCCATCCCTAAACCAGCCAAAGAGAAGAGCATCAACCTGAACAAGGAGGAGGAGAGCGGTGAAAGTCACTCTCGAGTAGGATTCGCAGCAAGGAAAACCAGTGCCCCTAGCACCATGCAGAGGAAAACACATGTGGCTGAATCAAACAAAAATACCTTTACCCCCATAGAGTCAGTCACTAGCTCCCTGAGGCCGCCGATAGAGGGGTCAGCAGCTGTGAACACACATGGCTTTTTTCTTCATTCCTCAGGCGAGACAAACCACCACAGTCCTTTCTCTTCACAGGAGGTGGGGCTAGACTCTGACTCCGACATTGCAGACcttgaggaagatgaggaggaggaagatcaGATGGAGCTAGCTAAAGACATGATAAAGAGGGTCAGGGGAAAGTGCTTAAGGGACGGTGGGGTCACTGAATTTGGAGAGGGGGAAGGTGAGTCCGCCAAACTGAGAGAGGACATGAAGGTGAGTGAGCGGGACGATAAGGAGGATGTCAGCGGGCGCTCCAGTCCCTGCCTCAGTACCGTATCCTGGGCGAGCAGCTGCAGCGCCTCAGGCAGCACCAGTGTCAAGATGACCAGCTTCGCAGAAAGAAAGCTGCTCAAACTTGGCCTCCGTGATGGTTTTTCAAGTACCAGCAGCTCACAAAAGACCACACCAGATGGCTCGGAGACAGCCCCCTGCCCTCCCTGGCAACTGAGGAGTGAATCCTGCTGGTTAGGGAAAGAGCCAAGTTCTGTTTCGGGGAAAAATATGATGTCGAGTTCCCCAGTAGTGCCTTCAGAGCTGCTGCAGCTTCACATGCAGCTGGAAGAGCAAAGACGTGCGATTGAGTttcagaagaagaagatggagacTTTGTCAGCACGGCAGCGGCTGAAACTAGGGAAAGCTGCATTCTTAAACATCGTcaaaaaagggggagggaagagTGACACACTTCCCTTGCCACTGAAAAGTCCCCAAGATTCTTCAGAAGGATCAGCTGCCGATAAGAGCAAAGTAAAACCACAGTTGTGTAAGGATGACTCATGTCTGGAAGCTTTGAAGATCCAGGCTAGGGAAAGACAAACAGGAAGAGGACAGACAACCAGAGACAACAGGTCCCAGGATGCTGGAGCtgaacctgacctgactgagtgTTCCCGTTCTATAGAGCTCCTCAATGAAGCTATTAGTTCAATTCAGCAGCAGATGATGCAGCTCTCCTTACAACAAGACCTTCTGATTAAGCAGAATGTGGTCTCACCTCCAGAATCTGGAGGATCAGGCTCCAGCACAACACCGACAACATCCTCTACCTCAGACTCCAAATCTTACGCAGTTGTTCACTTCGTAGACATCAGCGGCAGCAACTCCACCCCGGCCCGCCGTCCACCGAAGCTCAGCTCCAGCCAACGCAAAGCCTCGGACCggaaacagaacaaacagaacagtAAGAGCGCAAGCATCACGTCCAGTATTGAAGTCCTCGGCGGCAGTGACAGCGCTTCTGCAGACACAGAAGGAGGCGCTGAGAGCTGTAGGACCGAGAGAAGCATCATGAGAAATAGCACCTTCAGAATCCGTGATGATGTGAACCAACGCAGCACCAGAGAGGACACCAGCCCAGCCAAGCCTCAAACACCAGTCATCTCCATCAGCCACGTATTTCCATCAGAGGCTGCAGGACCGGATGAGAACAAAGTTACTAGCTCAGGGAAAGAGGCCGCCGGTGGAGAGGAGACTACAAGGATCAAGAGTCAGCTGATTGAAGTGGACCTATCAGAGCTTAAGGAGCCAGCAGAGGACGGCAGTGCAGACACTACAGACACAGCGGAGGGCGAGCAGAAGAATGTGTTGGGCTTCTTCTTTAAG GACGACGAGAAAGCAGAGGATGAAATGGCGAAGCGTCGAGCTGCGTTCCTCCTCAAACAGCAGCGTAAAGCTGAAGAGGCGAGACTACGCAAACAGCAGCAGGAAGCTGAGAGCGAGCTAAAACGAGATGAGGCTAG GCGCAAGGCAGAGGAGGAACGTGTCcgtaaggaggaggagaaggcgaGACGGGAGCTCATCAAGCAGGAGTACCTGCGAAGAAAGCAACAAGCACTGATGGAAGAGCAGGGTCTGGTCAGGCCACGCCCCAGGACGAAATCACGCAGGAACAGGCCCAAGTCTCTGCACAGAGAGGAGTCCAACAGTCTGTCCAAAGGGTCGACCACAC GTCATTCTCTGAAGGTGTCCATGCTGATCAAAGCCCAGGGCCAAGCAGCAAACGGCAGGGGAG CTGATCTGAGCAGCAGTCATCGAGGGTCCACGCTCTCGTTGGCCACAGAGGCGGACAGCGTCATCTCAGGAGAAGCCGAGTCACAGCG TGCATGTTCCAGGGCTGGATCTGTGTGCTCCATGGAGTCGTTCCCTGTACTGAGCAGGGCGTCCAGCAGGAACATGGACCGGGACTGGGAGAACGGCTCCATAGCCTCCTCCATCACTTCAGCCGAGTACAACG GTCCTAAACTATTCAAGGAGCCGAGTTCCAAGTCTAACAAGCCAATCATCATCAACGCCATCGCTCACTGCTGCTTAGCTGGCAAAGTTAATGAAACCCAGAAGAATGTGGTACTAGAG GAGCTGGAAAAGTGCGAGTCCAACCACCTGATCATCCTGTTCCGTGACGGTGGATGCCAGTTCCGTGCCATTTACTCCTACTCGCCGGACACCGAGGAAATAATCAAGTTCACAGGCACGGGGCCGCGTACCATCAACCGAAAGATGATCGACAAGCTCTACAAGTACAGCTCGGACCGCAAGCAGTTCACCGCCATCCCCGCCAAGTCTGTGTCTGTCAGCGTGGACGCCCTGACCATCCACAATCACCTGTGGCAGGTCAAGAGGCCCGGCAGCGCACGGAGGAAGTGA
- the camsap1a gene encoding calmodulin-regulated spectrin-associated protein 1a isoform X6, with protein sequence MDVEVNAGRDSTWRGAGQPGDAGGGDGGGMEVQVVPLELYDSARAKIAANLRWLFAKAYGIDHIPADLRDPFYTDQYEQEHIKPPIIRLLLSAELYCRVCGLILHAEHAASLQSHLSVIQALSRKGIYVLETDNSPVSDLDLSSAPIKMSSHIHLIDALMMAYTVEMLSIEKVVSSVKRFSNFSASKELPFDLEDAMVFWINKVNMKMREITEKELKMKQHLLESPSHQKSPSKWYWKLVPPDILHALAHCLLEPVEFSRVVRYRRDHLSGRNLQHFPLLDDLLKDVCDGAALLAVIHFYCPEVIRLEDICLKEVPSIADSIYNIQLLQEFSDEYLNKCFYLQSEDMLYSPPVLKSNVMVFIAELFWWFEIVKPDFVQPRDLQEIRDVRLLLQPKSSRSHVPISNATKRSFLTSSSSAETLTPPKSPDLSSKPGSSSPSLLQLRQKQQRVAEQDTSELRNRPSSVTRVDGQHQGPVHAWPERRQRPLSQPVPYALHYPLEEDADSISLARSISKDSLASNILSITPKHMLGAGPHLPQHRLSGHSLLGHIRIEDEEEEREEEELVAVIHPSAFSRRRLGGDIEQDELDVQNAAATSRVASTRCSPRLDTGPFSTDHQADSYYLEPLMPAIPKPAKEKSINLNKEEESGESHSRVGFAARKTSAPSTMQRKTHVAESNKNTFTPIESVTSSLRPPIEGSAAVNTHGFFLHSSGETNHHSPFSSQEVGLDSDSDIADLEEDEEEEDQMELAKDMIKRVRGKCLRDGGVTEFGEGEGESAKLREDMKVSERDDKEDVSGRSSPCLSTVSWASSCSASGSTSVKMTSFAERKLLKLGLRDGFSSTSSSQKTTPDGSETAPCPPWQLRSESCWLGKEPSSVSGKNMMSSSPVVPSELLQLHMQLEEQRRAIEFQKKKMETLSARQRLKLGKAAFLNIVKKGGGKSDTLPLPLKSPQDSSEGSAADKSKVKPQLCKDDSCLEALKIQARERQTGRGQTTRDNRSQDAGAEPDLTECSRSIELLNEAISSIQQQMMQLSLQQDLLIKQNVVSPPESGGSGSSTTPTTSSTSDSKSYAVVHFVDISGSNSTPARRPPKLSSSQRKASDRKQNKQNSKSASITSSIEVLGGSDSASADTEGGAESCRTERSIMRNSTFRIRDDVNQRSTREDTSPAKPQTPVISISHVFPSEAAGPDENKVTSSGKEAAGGEETTRIKSQLIEVDLSELKEPAEDGSADTTDTAEGEQKNVLGFFFKDDEKAEDEMAKRRAAFLLKQQRKAEEARLRKQQQEAESELKRDEARRKAEEERVRKEEEKARRELIKQEYLRRKQQALMEEQGLVRPRPRTKSRRNRPKSLHREESNSLSKGSTTPDLSSSHRGSTLSLATEADSVISGEAESQRAGSVCSMESFPVLSRASSRNMDRDWENGSIASSITSAEYNGPKLFKEPSSKSNKPIIINAIAHCCLAGKVNETQKNVVLEELEKCESNHLIILFRDGGCQFRAIYSYSPDTEEIIKFTGTGPRTINRKMIDKLYKYSSDRKQFTAIPAKSVSVSVDALTIHNHLWQVKRPGSARRK encoded by the exons ATCACATCCCTGCAGATCTGCGAGACCCTTTCTACACAGACCAGTACGAGCAGGAACACATCAAGCCACCCATCATTCGCCTGCTGCTGTCTGCAGAGCTCTACTGCAGGGTGTGCGGCTTGATCCTTCACGCCGAACACGCAGCCTCACTCCAAAGTCACCTGTCGGTCATTCAGGCTCTGTCTAGGAAGGGAATCTATGTCCTGGAGACTGACAACTCACCTGTGTCTGATCTGGACCTCAGCTCAGCTCCCATCAAGATG AGCTCCCACATCCACCTTATTGATGCCCTGATGATGGCCTACACAGTGGAGATGCTCAGCATTGAGAAGGTGGTGTCCAGTGTCAAGCGCTTTTCGAACTTCAGTGCCTCCAAGGAGCTGCCTTTTGACCTGGAAGATGCCATGGTCTTTTGGATCAATAAG GTGAACATGAAGATGAGGGAAATCACAGAGAAAGAGCTGAAAATGAAGCAGCATCTGCTGGAGTCACCCAGTCACCAGAAG TCTCCCTCCAAATGGTACTGGAAGCTTGTACCT CCAGATATATTGCATGCACTGGCCCATTGCTTATTGGAGCCTGTGGAGTTCTCTCGTGTG GTCCGTTACCGTAGAGATCACCTGTCAGGTCGGAATCTTCAGCACTTCCCCCTCTTGGATGACCTTTTGAAGGATGTGTGTGACGGTGCTGCACTGCTGGCTGTGATCCACTTTTACTGCCCAGAGGTCATTCGACTAGAAG ATATTTGTCTGAAGGAGGTCCCCTCCATAGCCGACAGTATATACAACATCCAGCTTCTGCAGGAGTTTTCTGATGAATATTTGAACAAATGCTTCTACCTGCAGTCTGAAGACATGCTGTATTCTCCACCAGTGCTGAAA agTAATGTGATGGTCTTCATTGCTGAGCTCTTCTGGTGGTTTGAGATTGTGAAGCCAGACTTTGTTCAGCCCAGGGACCTTCAGGAAATCAGAGATG TGAGGTTGTTGCTGCAGCCTAAGAGTTCTCGATCCCACGTACCCATCTCAAACGCCACCAAACGTAGCTTCCTGacttcatcaagctctgcagaaacccTGACCCCACCTAAGAGCCCAGATCTCAG TTCTAAACCAGGCTCATCGAGTCCATCTTTACTGCAACTGAGACAGAAACAGCAGagagtggctgaacaggacactTCAG AACTGAGAAATAGGCCCAGCTCTGTGACACGTGTGGATGGGCAGCATCAGGGTCCAGTACACGCATGGCCAGAGAGGAGGCAAAG ACCTTTATCCCAACCAGTACCTTATGCTTTACATTATCCCCTGGAGGAGGATGCAGACAGCATCAGCCTTGCTCGCTCCATCAGCAAAGACAGTTTAGCCTCCAACATCTTGAGCATAACTCCGAAGCACATGCTGGGGGCGGGCCCTCACCTGCCTCAGCACAGACTGAGCGGCCACAGCCTGCTCGGTCACATCCGTATTGAGgacgaggaggaagaaagagaggaggaggagctggtcgCTGTGATCCATCCTTCTGCATTTTCTCGCCGTCGACTTGGAGGCGACATAGAGCAGGATGAGTTGGATGTCCAGAATGCTGCCGCCACCTCTAGGGTTGCTAGTACACGTTGCTCTCCCCGCCTTGACACAGGCCCGTTTTCTACGGACCACCAGGCTGACAGCTACTATCTGGAGCCTCTAATGCCAGCCATCCCTAAACCAGCCAAAGAGAAGAGCATCAACCTGAACAAGGAGGAGGAGAGCGGTGAAAGTCACTCTCGAGTAGGATTCGCAGCAAGGAAAACCAGTGCCCCTAGCACCATGCAGAGGAAAACACATGTGGCTGAATCAAACAAAAATACCTTTACCCCCATAGAGTCAGTCACTAGCTCCCTGAGGCCGCCGATAGAGGGGTCAGCAGCTGTGAACACACATGGCTTTTTTCTTCATTCCTCAGGCGAGACAAACCACCACAGTCCTTTCTCTTCACAGGAGGTGGGGCTAGACTCTGACTCCGACATTGCAGACcttgaggaagatgaggaggaggaagatcaGATGGAGCTAGCTAAAGACATGATAAAGAGGGTCAGGGGAAAGTGCTTAAGGGACGGTGGGGTCACTGAATTTGGAGAGGGGGAAGGTGAGTCCGCCAAACTGAGAGAGGACATGAAGGTGAGTGAGCGGGACGATAAGGAGGATGTCAGCGGGCGCTCCAGTCCCTGCCTCAGTACCGTATCCTGGGCGAGCAGCTGCAGCGCCTCAGGCAGCACCAGTGTCAAGATGACCAGCTTCGCAGAAAGAAAGCTGCTCAAACTTGGCCTCCGTGATGGTTTTTCAAGTACCAGCAGCTCACAAAAGACCACACCAGATGGCTCGGAGACAGCCCCCTGCCCTCCCTGGCAACTGAGGAGTGAATCCTGCTGGTTAGGGAAAGAGCCAAGTTCTGTTTCGGGGAAAAATATGATGTCGAGTTCCCCAGTAGTGCCTTCAGAGCTGCTGCAGCTTCACATGCAGCTGGAAGAGCAAAGACGTGCGATTGAGTttcagaagaagaagatggagacTTTGTCAGCACGGCAGCGGCTGAAACTAGGGAAAGCTGCATTCTTAAACATCGTcaaaaaagggggagggaagagTGACACACTTCCCTTGCCACTGAAAAGTCCCCAAGATTCTTCAGAAGGATCAGCTGCCGATAAGAGCAAAGTAAAACCACAGTTGTGTAAGGATGACTCATGTCTGGAAGCTTTGAAGATCCAGGCTAGGGAAAGACAAACAGGAAGAGGACAGACAACCAGAGACAACAGGTCCCAGGATGCTGGAGCtgaacctgacctgactgagtgTTCCCGTTCTATAGAGCTCCTCAATGAAGCTATTAGTTCAATTCAGCAGCAGATGATGCAGCTCTCCTTACAACAAGACCTTCTGATTAAGCAGAATGTGGTCTCACCTCCAGAATCTGGAGGATCAGGCTCCAGCACAACACCGACAACATCCTCTACCTCAGACTCCAAATCTTACGCAGTTGTTCACTTCGTAGACATCAGCGGCAGCAACTCCACCCCGGCCCGCCGTCCACCGAAGCTCAGCTCCAGCCAACGCAAAGCCTCGGACCggaaacagaacaaacagaacagtAAGAGCGCAAGCATCACGTCCAGTATTGAAGTCCTCGGCGGCAGTGACAGCGCTTCTGCAGACACAGAAGGAGGCGCTGAGAGCTGTAGGACCGAGAGAAGCATCATGAGAAATAGCACCTTCAGAATCCGTGATGATGTGAACCAACGCAGCACCAGAGAGGACACCAGCCCAGCCAAGCCTCAAACACCAGTCATCTCCATCAGCCACGTATTTCCATCAGAGGCTGCAGGACCGGATGAGAACAAAGTTACTAGCTCAGGGAAAGAGGCCGCCGGTGGAGAGGAGACTACAAGGATCAAGAGTCAGCTGATTGAAGTGGACCTATCAGAGCTTAAGGAGCCAGCAGAGGACGGCAGTGCAGACACTACAGACACAGCGGAGGGCGAGCAGAAGAATGTGTTGGGCTTCTTCTTTAAG GACGACGAGAAAGCAGAGGATGAAATGGCGAAGCGTCGAGCTGCGTTCCTCCTCAAACAGCAGCGTAAAGCTGAAGAGGCGAGACTACGCAAACAGCAGCAGGAAGCTGAGAGCGAGCTAAAACGAGATGAGGCTAG GCGCAAGGCAGAGGAGGAACGTGTCcgtaaggaggaggagaaggcgaGACGGGAGCTCATCAAGCAGGAGTACCTGCGAAGAAAGCAACAAGCACTGATGGAAGAGCAGGGTCTGGTCAGGCCACGCCCCAGGACGAAATCACGCAGGAACAGGCCCAAGTCTCTGCACAGAGAGGAGTCCAACAGTCTGTCCAAAGGGTCGACCACAC CTGATCTGAGCAGCAGTCATCGAGGGTCCACGCTCTCGTTGGCCACAGAGGCGGACAGCGTCATCTCAGGAGAAGCCGAGTCACAGCG GGCTGGATCTGTGTGCTCCATGGAGTCGTTCCCTGTACTGAGCAGGGCGTCCAGCAGGAACATGGACCGGGACTGGGAGAACGGCTCCATAGCCTCCTCCATCACTTCAGCCGAGTACAACG GTCCTAAACTATTCAAGGAGCCGAGTTCCAAGTCTAACAAGCCAATCATCATCAACGCCATCGCTCACTGCTGCTTAGCTGGCAAAGTTAATGAAACCCAGAAGAATGTGGTACTAGAG GAGCTGGAAAAGTGCGAGTCCAACCACCTGATCATCCTGTTCCGTGACGGTGGATGCCAGTTCCGTGCCATTTACTCCTACTCGCCGGACACCGAGGAAATAATCAAGTTCACAGGCACGGGGCCGCGTACCATCAACCGAAAGATGATCGACAAGCTCTACAAGTACAGCTCGGACCGCAAGCAGTTCACCGCCATCCCCGCCAAGTCTGTGTCTGTCAGCGTGGACGCCCTGACCATCCACAATCACCTGTGGCAGGTCAAGAGGCCCGGCAGCGCACGGAGGAAGTGA